The Sinorhizobium alkalisoli genomic interval TCGATGTCATCAGGTATCGCGCCGCGTTCGGCCGCCCGCTCGATTACTACACCGGGCTGGTCTTCGAGATCGAACTCGAGGGAACGCCGGCGGTTCTCGCAGGCGGCGGACGCTTCGACAGGCTGCTGACGCTGCTTGGCGCCCAGGAGCACATCCCGGCCGTCGGGTTCTCTCTCTGGCTTGACCGGATCGAACGGGCCATGGCGGCCGCAGGGGACGCGAAATGACCATTACCCTTGCGCTGCCCTCGAAGGGACGGATGAAGGACGACGCCTCGGCCATCTTCGAGCGGGCCGGCATGAAGATCGTCGCCGTCGGCAATGATCGCTCCTATCGCGGGCGCGTCGAGGGCTGGGACGACGTCGAGGTCGCCTTCCTTTCGGCCTCCGAAATCTCGCGCGAGGTCGGCAGCGGTGCCGTCGATTTCGGCGTCACCGGCGAAGACCTCGTGCGCGAAGGGCTGGCCGATGCCGATGGGCGGGTCGAATTCGTGGCCCGGCTCGGCTTCGGCCAAGCGGATGTCGTCGTCGCCGTGCCGGAAATCTGGTACGACGTTGATACCATGGCCGACCTCGGCGACGTCGCCGCCGATTTCCGCGCCCGCCATGGGCGGCGACTGGCG includes:
- the hisG gene encoding ATP phosphoribosyltransferase; this translates as MTITLALPSKGRMKDDASAIFERAGMKIVAVGNDRSYRGRVEGWDDVEVAFLSASEISREVGSGAVDFGVTGEDLVREGLADADGRVEFVARLGFGQADVVVAVPEIWYDVDTMADLGDVAADFRARHGRRLAIATKYWRLTQQFFSGSHGIQLYRIVESLGATEGAPASGSADIIVDITSTGSTLRANHLKILSDGVILRSEACLVRARKPAHADDPTVDRIIAAVRGAL